ATACCTACCCCAGGACACGAAGATAAAGACTAAAGCAAGAACCTTTGCCCTGAAAAAGGGATACTACGCCTACGTTGGTTCGGCAATGAATTCACTTGAAAAGAGAGTTAGGAGGCACTTTAAGAAAGAGAAGAAGCTTCACTGGCACATAGACTACCTAACTCTTAAAGCTGAACCCATAATGGCATACCTAATACCCTCAAACGTTAGACTTGAAGAAGAGCTGTCCAGGAAGATGGCAAAGATAGGAGGGATAGTTAGGGGATTTGGAGCTTCAGATCTGAACGTCCCAGGAAACCTTTTCTATTTTAGCTACGATCCAAGGCATTTGGTTGAGGAGCTTCTTAAGAACCTAAGATTAACTTACCTAATATTTCCCTAGAAGATCGGAATTGAAAGAACGAAGGATCACCCTAAGAGAACCAAAGCGATGTTGGTTCTATAATATTCCAAGGAACACCTCTCTGCCTAGATTTAATGTGTTTTCAAGGACTAAAAACAAACAGGATAGATCGAGAAAAGGGGCAGAACTTTTGTTAGTTTTATTGTGTGTATGGGAGTTGAGTCCCTGCCATGAGGGGATCCGAGCCAACCCATACACACAATGATGCAGTGTGGGAGAAGGACAAGGCTCAAGAGGAATCCGCTACCGGTTGCATTCGTTGCAACTGGTGTGGTTGACTTTTCACCCTTGTTCAAAATTGGGGCCACCTCAAGGGGTCACCAGCCCAGCTGAACGGTAACAGCCCCAAAGCCCATCAAAAGAACAGCTCCTCAGGGCAAGGAGTAGGTTAGATGTTCCTTATTCATGCTGACAACAGGCCTAACTTCCCATTATATAATTCTCTTGGTGAGGTGAGAGAAAAGAAGAAAAATCTCTACAGTGAAGCCCAAATCGAGTGACCTTCGTCGATATATCTTTTAAGCAACTTGCCGACCGGTGAGCTCTTTGAGACTTTTACAACGCCCTTCTTGCTTGGGGTTGCTGTGAAGACATAGTCATTGCCCGCATAAAACCTCAAAGGTTTCCTTGCATAGTCAGGAGAGACTCTGAGAACTATGCTCTTCTTCTTTTCCTCTATCTCCACTGGTATCCTCTCTTTAACCTCTGGTTGCTTCTCCGCAAAGCTCTTTACGTCAATATTTATTCCAAGTCTCTTCTCTAATTCCTGTATTCTCTTCCCTTTCTTCCCTATTATCGCCGGGATATCGAACTCATCGGCATATATAATGGCCTTGTGCGGGCTGATAATCTCGACCTCAGTGTATACATCTGGCAGGAACCTCTGTATTTCTTGCTTAAGCCTCTTCTCCGCAAGTTTGAGAGCTGGCGCCTTC
This genomic interval from Pyrococcus kukulkanii contains the following:
- a CDS encoding GIY-YIG nuclease family protein, which translates into the protein MKGSYILLLYLPQDTKIKTKARTFALKKGYYAYVGSAMNSLEKRVRRHFKKEKKLHWHIDYLTLKAEPIMAYLIPSNVRLEEELSRKMAKIGGIVRGFGASDLNVPGNLFYFSYDPRHLVEELLKNLRLTYLIFP